GGTCACGCTCGAGGACGTGCTCGAGGAGCTCGTCGGCGAGATTCGCGACGCGGCTCACCACGACGAGGACTGACCCCGACTAGGGTCATACCGACCAGTGCAACGCGCCACGACGAGAGCGACCGGCAGGGGAGACGTGCAGGCAGTACGACGCAGCAACCGGGTGCTCACGCTGCCCAACGCACTGAGCTTCGTGCGGCTCGCCGGCGTTCCCCTCTTCCTCTGGCTGCTGCTGGGGCCGCACGCCGACTGGTGGGCGCTCGCGGTCCTCGCCCTCGCTGGCGTGACGGACTGGGCCGACGGCTATGCCGCGCGGAAGCTCGACCAGCGCTCGGCACTCGGCGAGATCCTCGACCCCGTCGCCGACCGTCTCTACATCCTCGCGGTCGTGGTCGGCTTCGCGGTGCGTGACGTGGTCCCGTGGTGGGTCGCGGTGCTGCTGCCCGCACGCGACCTGTTCCTGTGGTGCCTTGTGCCGTTCCTGCGCCGGCGTGGATACAGCGCCCTGCCGGTGCACTTCCTCGGCAAGGCCGCCACCTTCAACCTGCTCTACGCCTTCCCGCTGCTCCTGCTCGGCCAGGGCGAGTCGGTCGGTGCGACGATGGCCAACGTGTTCGGCTGGGCGTTCGCCTGGTGGGGCA
The sequence above is a segment of the Nocardioides jiangxiensis genome. Coding sequences within it:
- a CDS encoding CDP-alcohol phosphatidyltransferase family protein — its product is MQAVRRSNRVLTLPNALSFVRLAGVPLFLWLLLGPHADWWALAVLALAGVTDWADGYAARKLDQRSALGEILDPVADRLYILAVVVGFAVRDVVPWWVAVLLPARDLFLWCLVPFLRRRGYSALPVHFLGKAATFNLLYAFPLLLLGQGESVGATMANVFGWAFAWWGITLYWWAGLLYAWQVRKLLASPDPRVARSDA